Below is a window of Vicugna pacos chromosome 20, VicPac4, whole genome shotgun sequence DNA.
TGCTTTGCTGAGATGCCTGAACCAGCCAAGTCGGCTCCAGCCCCGAAAAAGGGCTCCAAGAAGGCGGTGACTAAGGCGCAGAAGAAGGACGGCAAGAAGCGCAAGCGCAGCCGCAAGGAGAGCTACTCGGTGTACGTGTACAAGGTGCTGAAGCAGGTCCACCCGGACACCGGCATCTCGTCCAAGGCCATGGGCATCATGAACTCGTTCGTCAACGACATCTTCGAGCGCATCGCGGGCGAGGCATCGCGCCTGGCGCATTACAACAAGCGCTCAACCATCACGTCCCGGGAGATCCAGACGGCCGTGCGCCTACTGCTGCCCGGGGAGCTGGCCAAGCACGCCGTGTCCGAGGGCACCAAGGCCGTCACCAAGTACACCAGCTCCAAGTAAATGTGTTAATAGGCACTGTCAAaccaaaggctcttttcagagccacTTACGCATTCATATAAAGAGCTCTAATCCTGAGTACTGCCGTAATGTATAGGGTAGAATGAGGCTCTGTTCTTAGGGAAACTGCTTTACTATTCTTTTTCAGTTCATTCGCTCATACTGAGACAGTAAACAGAAGATAAGTGGTCTTAAATCAGCTTAGTgctgaattttatattttcattagttTTCTCGCCAACTCTCAGGTGAGTAGTTGGCAATGCTGCCTTATATTATTACCTGGTTGTCCCTTACATGCAGAATTTCCCAATTTGTCAATCTGACATCTGAAGTTGATGTGCTATAGTGTTTCTTTGAATATCTATAGAACCTCTGCTCAGtaaaggaggtttttttttttcctccttcaagtCTTTCCGAGATGTTCCTATTTTCTATGCTAAAGAAGGCAAAGTTTCTGTATACCGCAATTTATTTTCAATTAGGAAATCTAGAGAGAGTGGAAGGATAGAGTTAAGAGGGATGTTCCTGTAATTCTAACAATGGGTTGCACGCCAGTAGCAGTAATTGGTGTCAGTTCCTAGTTTGCCTGGGCCGTCTATCCAGATTGCATTTTACACTCCTAGAATTATTACCCTGCCCCACAGAATTCAAATGCTTAACCCCTACCAGTTCTCCCATACTAAGATTCTTGTAACtgccttttttttgtgtgtatgcctGGAGCCTTACACGTGGTTCTTGTTTCCTTCAGTTTCTGAAACAGATCAGCTAGGGTTTTGCTCTTTATTCCAAAACTTGTTTACAACTTTTGTTAAATTAACTTtgtaaaattaatgtttttgttttcctaaccGAACATTGGCTAATGCATGATACCAAGCCTCCCGTGATTTAAAGCTTTTGCTTATTTCACTTTCAGCATCAGGCACTTTAATAATCATATTGCATTTTCTTTACCCTTAAGGAATTAAATCTTGGAAGGGTTTATCACCGTCCCTTCTCCCAAGTAGGTAAAGCATTTATTCCAGGAGACAGGAGAAGTGAGTTGCAGTTGAATGCAGCCTACAAGTGTCTGGGATATGGGGCTTCATCTGAACTAACCAAAGCTTTTTGATTGACTCAGAACACaataaaagatgaataaatgcCCCAAGAAAAGAGACAGCCTAGTGCGGAGAGAGGAGATAATTCATGTAAAAGTACTTCCTAAAGTTGAGACATCTGTAGATGTGAAATGGCTTTTGAATTCTATCTGGACGTCTTTGAAAGTGTATTGGATCAGAAGACATTGGTTGGAATTTGTGTTCTGCCAAGTAAATAATCTTTGGTTTTCACACCCTCTGTGCCttataaaatcagaaaattacTAAAACCAACTCCATTGACACttgtgaaaataaatacaatagttATAATAAAAGCAATCATTTTAGGAGAATTTACAATTCATGAAGTTGTTTATGGACAGTATCAGGTAAACGTTTCTATTTCTCCACTTATATAATAAAGACAAGCTTTTTGAAGTGTTATTATAATCAGAAGTAACAATGATACTATACTGAGTGAAGAAACTGCTGCTCCATGAAAGTTGACTTTCTGCTATTACAGACACCCTGGACACTCACAAAAACGAATATGTAAATGGCTactattaaaataaaagcaatttaaaaattatgtgagCCTGCTATAGAGACCGTACGTGCATCTATAGTGGTTTTTATATTTACACACTTAAATTTAAACTGATGTAGTTACTTTAAAGAATATTGACTACATTAATCTGTAATTCCTAACCTTATGTGGGTGCATTAAATTCCTGTTGGTGATCTGACAAATtatttcagggggagggtatatctcagtggtagagtttagGCCTAGAATGCATGAAGGCCTGacttaaatccccagtacctgcactaAAACAACAAATAAGCTAATTAACCCccacaaagatgaaaaaaaagaagttattaCAAATATGGTGGCTTCagataatttataattttgttttttttagatcaaCATTTGGGCACAAATCTCATTGAGCTAATATCAAGCTGTCAGAGGACCGCCATTCTTTCTGGAAACTCTTAAGAGTGAATCttgttctttgccttttccagttccTAGAGGGTCATCCTTGTTCTTTGGCTTATGGTCCCTTTAGATTTCAAAGCCAGAAATCTCTGGCCACGTTCTCACACTGCCATCTCtggttttatattctaatttcctcCTTTACTGTTAAGTGTCCTTATAATTATATTGAGTTCAACtggataatctaggataatctccctattttaaagtCAGGTGATTAGCAACTTCAGTGCCATCTGCGCCCTTAATTCCTCTTTGTTATGTAcactaacatattcacagattccaaACATTAGAAGGTACACATAATTAGGGAGGTGTTATTCTGCATAGT
It encodes the following:
- the LOC140687776 gene encoding histone H2B type 1-C/E/F/G/I: MPEPAKSAPAPKKGSKKAVTKAQKKDGKKRKRSRKESYSVYVYKVLKQVHPDTGISSKAMGIMNSFVNDIFERIAGEASRLAHYNKRSTITSREIQTAVRLLLPGELAKHAVSEGTKAVTKYTSSK